Proteins from one Pongo abelii isolate AG06213 chromosome 19, NHGRI_mPonAbe1-v2.0_pri, whole genome shotgun sequence genomic window:
- the LOC129051332 gene encoding hepatoma-derived growth factor-related protein 2-like has translation MFLSYIDPVPLADPSPHPLPFQQPSELINMPADDLSPKSSPSRERQTNKNSRKEGGPAGRGCRRRGGEARLAGAAGGCGGLQGGRARWRSGSGSGFVSAGGAGAGVALATASRSEPQPPPPLPQPTRRAQIPFVSSASPPPCFPASSPSRLFFVAPDSPAAALPALRSRCRCLGPRGQASSPPPPGLPSAWHETSVSKSGAGLKRRTGTCFAHPGGLAGLWPACTAHCRARRRDSSPL, from the coding sequence ATGTTTTTGTCTTATATTGATCCTGTACCCTTAGCTGACCCAAGTCCCCATCCCCTTCCCTTTCAGCAACCCAGTGAGCTCATCAATATGCCAGCAGATGATCTAAGCCCCAAATCATCACCTTCTCGGGAaagacagacaaacaaaaacagccgGAAGGAGGGCGGGCCGGCTGGGAGGGGCTGCCGGCGGCGAGGCGGAGAAGCGCGGCTGGCCGGGGCTGCGGGGGGCTGCGGGGGGCTGCAAGGGGGGCGTGCGCGCTGGCGCTCGGGTTCGGGCAGCGGCTTCGTTTCAGCCGGGGGTGCTGGGGCCGGCGTTGCCTTGGCGACCGCGTCGCGCTCCGAGCCGCAGCCTCCGCCCCCGCTGCCGCAGCCCACCCGGCGGGCGCAGATTCCCTTTGTCTCCTccgcctcccctcctccctgcttCCCTGCGTCCTCCCCCTCCCGCCTTTTCTTTGTCGCCCCGGATTCCCCGGCAGCCGCCCTTCCTGCGCTCCGCTCCCGCTGCAGGTGCCTGGGCCCGCGAGGACAGGCCTCGTCGCCACCCCCACccggcctgcccagtgcctggcatgaaACCAGTGTTTCAAAAAGCGGTGCCGGGCTGAAGCGCCGCACAGGAACTTGCTTTGCTCACCCGGGCGGCCTCGCTGGCCTCTGGCCGGCCTGTACCGCGCATTGCAGAGCTAGGAGACGTGACAGCAGCCCCCTTTAA